The proteins below come from a single Elgaria multicarinata webbii isolate HBS135686 ecotype San Diego chromosome 11, rElgMul1.1.pri, whole genome shotgun sequence genomic window:
- the LOC134405429 gene encoding olfactory receptor 14I1-like has protein sequence MENQSSVTESAVKEFILLGFSDIRELQILHFWVFLFIYLAAIIGNFLIILIVAHDEQLHSPMYFFLANLSLSDTCYISTTVPKSIASALTNHSLISFTECVLQVFLILTLAGVELSFLTVMAYDRYMAICHPLQYSMIMNWKACFQMAAASWISSLINATLHTVSTFRLQFCKSNIKQLFCDIPQLWMISCTDPVVSQSLVIASTITVGLFCLLFILVSYGFIFSTVFKIQSSQGRYKVFSTCTPHLTVLSLFLTTAVFSYFRPKAWSSPPVDLFAAVLYTILPPVMNPIIYSLRNKEIHGAMSKMAKKWFGFYRGIL, from the coding sequence ATGGAAAACCAGTCCTCAGTAACAGAATCAGCAGTGAAAGAATTCATTCTGCTGGGATTTTCTGACATCCGGGAACTTCAGATTTTACATTTTTGGGTGTTTCTCTTCATATACTTGGCAGCCATAATAGGAAACTTTCTCATCATCCTAATTGTAGCCCATGATGAACAGCTTCATAGTCCCATGTATTTCTTCCTTGCCAACCTCTCATTGTCAGATACTTGCTACATCTCCACCACTGTCCCCAAATCCATAGCCTCTGCACTGACAAATCACAGTCTGATTTCCTTCACGGAGTGTGTTTTACAAGTTTTCTTGATTCTCACGCTTGCAGGGGTAGAGCTGTCTTTTCTCACTGTCATGGCATATGACCGCTACATGGCAATCTGCCATCCTTTACAATATAGCATGATCATGAACTGGAAGGCCTGCTTCCAAATGGCAGCTGCTTCTTGGATTAGCAGCTTAATCAATGCAACACTGCACACTGTAAGCACATTCAGGTTACAATTTTGCAAGTCTAATATTAAACAACTTTTTTGTGACATCCCCCAATTATGGATGATTTCTTGCACAGATCCAGTGGTCAGTCAGTCACTTGTTATTGCGAGTACAATTACTGTGGGCTTGTTCTGCCTTCTGTTTATATTGGTTTCTTATGGGTTCATCTTCTCAACTGTATTTAAGATTCAGTCATCTCAAGGTAGATATAAAGTCTTCTCCACCTGCACTCCACACTTGACTGTCTTGTCTTTGTTTCTTACAACTGCTGTGTTTTCTTACTTCAGGCCGAAAGCATGGTCTTCACCTCCTGTAGATCTCTTTGCTGCTGTCTTGTATACAATTTTGCCACCAGTAATGAATCCCATCATTTATAGCCTGAGAAACAAAGAAATCCATGGGGCTATGTCAAAAATGGCAAAGAAGTGGTTTGGATTTTACAGAGGGATTTTATAA